The Elaeis guineensis isolate ETL-2024a chromosome 14, EG11, whole genome shotgun sequence genomic sequence AAACATTTGGAGACCCACTCCCACCATCAAATTTCAAGATGCAGTTAAATCATAAGTCAATAGTTGAACCGAACGCTCTCGCGCACAGTTTCATATGAATGCATGTGAATATGATTTGCGACCGAGTTATTGACGTTGTTGTTCGAGAACGCTCGTGTTTTGTTGTGAATCCGGATGGGGTTTTCGCATGATGCGCATACCAGTACTTCCTTTGTGACGGTGCACCTGCTAGTACTAGTAAGCAGCAGCCGTTCGTGTGTGGAACGAAAAGCACGAGTCCTTGTGCAAACCGCGTCTGGCCGTGGTATTCAACGGCGCGACACGTTTCCTCCGAAGCTAAGCAAATCCAATTCCCATTTTGCTCCTCCCTCCCTCTGTTTTACCGGTGGTGATGTAATCACGCAGCTTTGCTGACTCGTCCTTACTCTCTTTTCAAACTCCCGtaagatcaaagaggagaatggaGGGGGCCTCTCTAATGGCTCTAGAAGGAAAGGACGACAAACTTTCAAAAGAGCATCCTCTCGTCACCACTATCTCACCCTTACGTGTCACCCAAAAACAAACCCAAGTGACGTTTCAGCAGGGCAGCTCCCCGGACCTCTAAAGGCGCTTTTGGATACTCACAAATTAAGGTCCACATCGTAAGTTCCTTGTCGCATAAGAAGTTGAACGCTGAAGAAGCCTATAAATAGACATATCCGTGCCTCACATTTTCCATTCAATCAAATTCTAAAACTTTTGTTATCTCAGAGATGAAGAGATTTAGAGAAGGTGATCAGGTAGAGAGCATCGACATGGCTAACGTTCTCATGCTTCTGGCTCGCGGTGGTCAAGAGATGGGCCACTTGACCCAAGACTCGCCGGGCCGCGTTTTCGAGTGCAAGACGTGCAACCGCCAGTTCCCGTCGTTCCAAGCGCTGGGCGGCCACCGGGCGAGCCACAAGAAGCCGAGGCTGATGGGCGATGGCCATGGCCAGGCCCAGAACGCGCTCGCGAAGCCGAAGCTGCACGAATGCTCCATATGTGGGCTGGAGTTCGCCATCGGGCAGGCCCTGGGGGGCCACATGAGGCGCCACCGGCCCGCAACCGAGGGGTTAAGGCCGGGACTCGCGGAGAAGAAGCCTGATGGGAAGAGGGTGCTGTGGCTGGACCTCAACCGGCCGCCGACGGAGCTGCTAGACAACGTGGAGTGCCGGAAAGTAGGGCTTAGTTTCGAGTTTGTTGAGAAGACTTCTATGGTGGTGGATTGCTTCCACTAAATTTAATCTGCCATGACCTTTGGGttattggtttttttttttttctttttttcttgtttaGTATATAGTACCTTAGAGATGAGATACTCGaatactctctttttttttttttttaatctttccttttcttttcttctggaCTTGGATAAAGGTTTGGGTTGCATAGTTCacatgaaagaatgattcaccTTCCCTTGGATCACACAATATCTGCTTCGAGGTTTGTGCAGACCGATAAAAAAAAGATGTTGGAGTGCTTTGAGGTCCATGCAAGCAGCGATCAAATGGTTGAcatcttcaaaaaaaatcaataattctTTGATGCGAAAGCTACAACCCAAACCTATGAATATTGTGGATGTTTGGAACCATATAGATACATGATTGACCTCGAGTGGACATGCCTCACGTGCTTCTCTGGTCAAGGAAGAAGGTGCTAGAGGGGCCTGTAAAATTTTGGCTAATTTAATTGGGTTTATAAATGGTAAGTTTGAGCATGTTGTTCGCCCCTGAATCTTTGCATTTCTTATATTTATGTCAATCTATTAAACATATGCTCATGACTAAATAACCAGAAATAAGAAACAGATGGCATTTAGGCAAAGAATATATACAAATTTTATCAGtgcaatctaaaattttaaattaatgcaAGTGAACGCTGTTGGAGTGGTGCATAGAAACTGGGATAGCTTTGTATTGCAGATGATGTTGTGTCAATTTTAAggaaaaaaagtaaaagaaattGAATGATaggatataaattttaaaatgaaactttcttagaaaataaaatgaaatttattttatttaagaaGCAACTAAAAAACTTGCTAGAGCCACAAAACCAGATAAAAGGATAAGTAGTTTATTAACAAGTGATGCTAAATGGATGCTGAAGTTGTAACCACAACAGAGATGATGTTTTTCAGTTCATCTTCAATTAGAAAGACTATTTTATGGTGTTGATCGATAAAAACACATCTACTATAAGGTAATAATATAGACATGCACATCTAAAAGTGAGATACTTGTAACACTCGTAGAGCTTGTTTGAGAAAATCCCACAAGATCCGGTATACTTGATCTAAACTCAACAATTTGCTAATCATATATTATTAAACATAAtagataaattatataattttaatttatatcttttattttttaataaaatatatgattatataaataattttttctctctgtCCAGAGCCTCCTTGCTTACTTGATGTTATTGTTTTATATATTATGATTGATAATGTATTATCATACATTACGGCTTCATTTTTGTTTCAAATGCAATAGAAAGTTTATGTGTTTTACTGCAAAAAGATGTTTTTCCATTTTATAAATTGGATTTTTCTTCTCCACTCAAAATTTAAGGCATATGGAAGAATTTTGTCTAAAAACATCTTAGCCATTCTGAATTAGATCTAGTTCCTAATTTATATTCTCACAAATAATTTAGCACATGtataaagagagagggagagagagagtctgGGCTTAGGTCAACCAAATTGGAGCCCAAATTTGATCAGATCCCTGTCCCTCTAATCGGTGCAGATCTAGATACCATAATTTTTGGCTAATAGAGAGAATCCAATGGCTGTTTGAATGATCTggcattgaaaagaaaaaaatacaaatattaGTAAGGAGGGACACTCATCCTCTGACTTTCCTTTCTGTTTGGATGACTTGacgagggaaaaagaaaaaaatagataagcCTTAATGAGGATGGGAACATCCATCCTCTCTcttttgttttaaataaatagCAACGGAGCATCTGACTCCGTCTTGTTCCCATCCTCTCTcttttgttttaaataaataacaatggacactaagaaaaaatgatcattaacgacgctattaatattattttacgaCGCTAATAAGCATCATTATTTAGCTTTACGACGCTttgaaaagcgtcggcaaaagtcgcctatgtaagagtggagatgaaaagcgccgacgctttttaaaaacgtcgttattttttaacgacactttaaagcgtcgtaaaatttaACTATAAcggcgcttataagcgtcgttaaacttgtcttaacgacgcttataagcgtcgttaaatatatTTCTAACAATGCTTTAAAGCATCGCAAAATGCAATTTTAACGgcactttttagcgtcgttaatgactccgcgtcatccactctaccaagacgcttttcgaagcgtcggcttttttgtctttaacgacgcttataagcgtcgttaaaattattttaacgacgcttataagcgtcgttaaagattttaagagaaaaaaaatacaaatattatctacaaaaaaaaaaagaatacatacattcctgtacgaaattatatcaattattcgaacataaacctgtacaatcaccaccattcacacctgtacaatcaccaccattcacaccaaaacaaacttaaatagaaaatttaaccaaaccaaaagataatattttatataaataaaaataaagtactaatcgtccattacaatcaagagtaatataaataaatataagaatacaataaaaataaaataatatcaatctgcaggcggatggtcgtcgttgtctccacgtgacgtgccgctatctcgacaggtgcctgatgtgccaggagcctacaagaaacatatcaaaagcatgatttgcatatctataaataaaaatatataaatcattaaattaatacaaaaatatatatttaatattatgtgtttacctgagatgaaccatacatctctaataaagatgtaaggcgatcaatctgtcccctcatggcttgcatctcggcacggctctgtcgcatctcctccatctcagcggcacgactctgtctaatctcctgtatctccgcctcgagtctgcgaacgcgtgaatcctgagcatctgctgcagcatgctgcgtatatctactaacctcagataactgagtaggggtgactcctactccataacccctcactcggccgtagcgctctggtcccatcaactctgtgaacacctcggtctcgatacggctctgctgcgtagatgctgcggactcgtcgtcacgctccgcaatgagagatgtagccctctcctgtattttttttgaaaacaagagttatacattaatagctaacaaaattaaatttaaattattataaaaaatagaatattaataataccgtacatataaatctctcgactcatctcgaacaaaagtaccatcctgatgagtatgagtcatccggtaaaactccacttgtccgggttccctcccatgctcatcctcctacacaaataatttcaattttaagcaaacagttataataatttaaaaaaaatatatgagtatcatgatacagacatggtccacgatacataatgatattagttatataaatatttcaacataaaaattaaaagttaattatgaaagtttaaggaacatacaaactcctgtcggagtcgtgcataactcttcgaccccgatgtatgaggaacaggctgagctgctcgtgcagctctaccaatagcagaataagtctgtaaaataaagtaaagaacttgttatatatataatatataataaaaattaatatttttataaaatatttagaaaaaaaagataataaacagataatatatcggtgccctctcggagaaccaataatgaaccaactccatccactgatgagggggtacatcaggaggacaattcttagcaacctcctcctctgtcataccctgtctcatatagtccttcttcaattgtgctctatattctttccatttgcggttgagagacttcattacaaaatcatgagtagatggagggagaacaaacttgctctataaaaaaaaaaattaaatgaaataaattatataaatgattaacaattaatatacagtatgaacatcaattcattacctctataactcggaggagctcaactttgtatgttggaagcatgtcattccattttgcatagcccaacgacatagctgaggcctccgagcaacagtccccaaaaatgaagtcaataagcaggcagctttcttaattggctgacctagctgattgcactccacaacaatcctctcgccctcacgcatctgtcacacatctcgtactactgtgggtccgcgtctggggtgtactctcccggatccgtctgcaaaaaatacataaaagtaactatatcataaatatacataaaatgaaataaaaaaaaaattacatgaaagacaatatatatcctgcacgtgtatctcatcatctggctgatgaacaggaggatcgtgctgtgctgatgatgaaggacagagctcagaatgctgtgcagctgaactggcctcaggttgctgtgctgaagaagacgtaccggtctctgtctgtgaaaactggaactgcacaccagcatatcgtcccctgcgacgcatgatgtcacctagcatttatataaataaaaggtagaatcagttaatatatggagtaaaataacacaataattaatgcaaaatatatacatcataaataattattaccagtaacaatcaagcagtagtgttttcttcaaattctgttctaaccaacatcgtcgtagcatttaaatcatcagctggcacaaaattgtagggcatacattgtgtataagtgtcatcgtcatcatcctccacttggtttcccatatcatataagtctttaggttttgttttgatgacagtaaaccaatctttatcttttgcgtcttgtacataaaatacttgacgagcttgagatgaaaaaataaatgggtcatccttcaataacacaccagtgtgtatcaaccttgaaaaatttacaagtgtaaatccatttgcatcttgtttcaaaccccttggtgagtttatgtctatccaatcacatctaaacagtactactttaaatttttcataataatccaactcatagatatctttaagtgcaccataataggattttccatccgcttccaccataacaccgctattctgtgtttttctaaatttctcccgttctctagtatgaaatttaaagccattaattatgaaaccgttatatctattcacaatcttgttaggtcctcgagcaagagctattagttcatctgaattatttgtctccatcatctttgatacctaacaaaaaatgatatgacgaagtgcagttgagttatctgatattaaatatgtatcaaaaattaatatatcccataattaaatataaatcacacctgattcgaaagccacatagggaataactcgaccaaccatcgctgttcaatccttgcattaggacgaatgttatgattggctcgtctctgataaattaaaaattcactgcataaaatataaatatatcatttagaacattatatctaatataaaatttaaattttgatgtcattccttaaatatactaacctgcgatggtcagatattatgtcactatgaagtaacacataacgatgtacttgtgctaaggatttttgatcaagtacaatactttcagctcttcccaagaattttctagtagttaagaacttatacagttctgcattctccacaaagtcattatgtcgTTGAGGTCAACTAAAAATAGTcactacaccttgaagatatcttgaacaaaatgtcaaacattcatccgcaatatatgcttcagcaatcgagccttcgggataggctctatttcgcacataatctttaagacgcacaagataccttcaagaattaaatatttattaaaatatcagtatgctgttgtttctaataaaattatcaaagatTTAAAgtttgtaataatacctctcaataggatacatccatctataatgtatcggtccaccaactttaacttctgaagctaggtgaatgagcagatgtaccataatagtgaaaaatccaggagaaaaatttttttcatctggcaaagtgtaattgcaatatcggattctaactgatcaagtttccgaggatcaataactttggaacataatgccttaaagaatgacgataatcgaagtataattgtaacaacttgtttcggcaatgacgatcttaaagctattgaaaaaatatcttgcatcaatatgtgaccatcatgacttttaagatttaaaaGTTTTTGATCCTTTaaatgcacacatcgtgaaatatttgatgcatatccatcgggtactttgatacttttcaaaactcccaaaaaattatccttttctcgagcagacattatgtaacatgcaggaggcacataaattctatcattagcaagcattttaggatgaagttcctgtcggatacccatttcttttaaatcaagatgtgccttcatgttatctttgctctttccatcaaggtttaaaaatgttccaagtaaattatcgcaaacattcttctctatatgcatgacatcaagattgtgccgaataaaattatgtttccaataaggtaagtcaaaaaagatacttcattttttccataaatgtttacttggctgttgtgtagatgctatctatgtgtcttcctcattttcatcctcgaaataattgtctggatcttgaaacacctctgcatctatagtactgatactgacttcctctggtaacccttcgtgcactgagctttcaacatcatcccttcctctttttttagaggactttgagtgcttaccatagctgtaattcatgccatccatttgtctatgaacatcagttccagaaggtggaataggggcacatcccaattttatagtaccatcaaacaaatctttctgaaatcgaaacggatgatttgcttccaaccatcgacgatgtcccatgtaacaaaatttacctccatgttttaaccaaattgaatgtgttgaatctccacaacaaggacatgcgacccgtccctttgtactccagccagataaattggcatatgctggaaaatcattaatagtccataacaaagctgcccgtagtttaaatgtttggccgttggaagcatcaaatgcatcaaaccctcccacaactgtttcaattcctctatcaaaggctgtagaaaaatatcaatatcattgcctggacccttatcttctagaataaccattgacaagataagtgatgattgtttcatgcacatccacggtggcaaattgtaaggtatcaaaacgactggccaagtactgtaggtagaactcagggtccgaaatggattgaagccatcagaagctaagccaaacctaacactgcgaacatcagaggcaaaatcaggatgcctatcatcaaatgctttccattgaagactatctgctggatgtctcaacattccatcctttgtacgtccttcatgatgccatctcattgatgaagctgtttttgatgatgcataaatccttttcaatctaggtataagaggaaagtaacgcaataccttggccgatttctttttactccgcgttgcat encodes the following:
- the LOC105056987 gene encoding uncharacterized protein yields the protein MKRFREGDQVESIDMANVLMLLARGGQEMGHLTQDSPGRVFECKTCNRQFPSFQALGGHRASHKKPRLMGDGHGQAQNALAKPKLHECSICGLEFAIGQALGGHMRRHRPATEGLRPGLAEKKPDGKRVLWLDLNRPPTELLDNVECRKVGLSFEFVEKTSMVVDCFH
- the LOC140853827 gene encoding uncharacterized protein, giving the protein MGPERYGRVRGYGVGVTPTQLSEVSRYTQHAAADAQDSRVRRLEAEIQEIRQSRAAEMEEMRQSRAEMQAMRGQIDRLTSLLEMYGSSQAPGTSGTCRDSGTSRGDNDDHPPAD